Proteins found in one Crassostrea angulata isolate pt1a10 chromosome 3, ASM2561291v2, whole genome shotgun sequence genomic segment:
- the LOC128176572 gene encoding uncharacterized protein LOC128176572 isoform X4 yields MLRVWNQRASKARSPYAAVPNGTNTVASSSVLARGRRGNRRGGQVRQPVANISNINAPPTQATPPTPAAPTTPATQASTEAGQGMSRSGMIGMIPHNMPPIVNPTPDAPSALSSHVPTNMNQDSVWIIGSSIIHWAQKYAETTNQLNLGLNHFTINWNGRRGMVWEYLYTTVSSMLIANKQPTILIIHCGGNNIGDPQNTLKGIQKFMKLTLSQIADLLPNTLIVWSHILPRSNWRQSLSTIEGENSRRRINSAIATFVLKKLNGASIKYPDIQITQKRLFRLDGVHLSDLGNNIYINSLKNAIVQFVTSSSRTYP; encoded by the exons atGCTGAGGGTATGGAACCAAAGGGCATCTAAGGCGAGAAGCCCATACGCAGCCGTGCCAAATGGAACAAATACAGTTGCCTCGAGTAGTGTATTGGCACGAGGTCGTCGCGGAAATCGTCGAGGAGGTCAAGTGAGACAGCCCGTTGCAAACATCTCCAATATTAATGCTCCTCCGACACAAGCGACTCCTCCAACACCTGCGGCTCCGACGACACCAGCGACACAGGCGTCAACTGAAGCAGGCCAGGGAATGTCACGGAGCGGGATGATTGGGATGATTCCTCACAACATGCCGCCCATAGTTAACCCCACCCCTGATGCACCAAGTGCGTTGTCGTCACATGTTCCCACCAACATGAATCAAG ATTCAGTTTGGATCATTGGCTCATCTATTATTCATTGGGCACAGAAATATGCAGAGACCACAAATCAGTTAAACCTTGGATTAAACCACTTTACCATTAATTGGAATGGTAGAAGGGGAATGGTTTGGGAGTACTTGTATACAACTGTGTCAAGTATGTTAATAGCTAATAAACAACCAACTATTTTGATAATTCACTGCGGGGGTAATAATATTGGGGACCCTCAAAATACCCTAAAAGGTATTCAAAAATTCATGAAACTAACTTTATCTCAAATAGCAGACCTCTTGCCAAACACTCTCATTGTATGGTCACATATATTACCTAGAAGTAATTGGAGGCAGTCTTTATCAACCATTGAAGGTGAAAACTCTAGGCGTAGAATAAATAGTGCCATTgcaacatttgttttgaaaaagctTAATGGTGCATCTATCAAATATCCAGATATCCAGATAACTCAAAAGCGATTATTTAGATTAGATGGTGTGCATTTGTCAGATCTGGGtaacaatatatacataaattcCCTGAAAAATGCTATTGTGCAGTTTGTGACATCTTCCTCTCGCACCTATCCTTAA
- the LOC128176572 gene encoding uncharacterized protein LOC128176572 isoform X3, with the protein MLRVWNQRASKARSPYAAVPNGTNTVASSSVLARGRRGNRRGGQVRQPVANISNINAPPTQATPPTPAAPTTPATQASTEAGQGMSRSGMIGMIPHNMPPIVNPTPDAPSALSSHVPTNMNQVVKIPTVGSYSRQFSMSNSCSILGDYSSTIDQLLEASISENSNSVWIIGSSIIHWAQKYAETTNQLNLGLNHFTINWNGRRGMVWEYLYTTVSSMLIANKQPTILIIHCGGNNIGDPQNTLKGIQKFMKLTLSQIADLLPNTLIVWSHILPRSNWRQSLSTIEGENSRRRINSAIATFVLKKLNGASIKYPDIQITQKRLFRLDGVHLSDLGNNIYINSLKNAIVQFVTSSSRTYP; encoded by the exons atGCTGAGGGTATGGAACCAAAGGGCATCTAAGGCGAGAAGCCCATACGCAGCCGTGCCAAATGGAACAAATACAGTTGCCTCGAGTAGTGTATTGGCACGAGGTCGTCGCGGAAATCGTCGAGGAGGTCAAGTGAGACAGCCCGTTGCAAACATCTCCAATATTAATGCTCCTCCGACACAAGCGACTCCTCCAACACCTGCGGCTCCGACGACACCAGCGACACAGGCGTCAACTGAAGCAGGCCAGGGAATGTCACGGAGCGGGATGATTGGGATGATTCCTCACAACATGCCGCCCATAGTTAACCCCACCCCTGATGCACCAAGTGCGTTGTCGTCACATGTTCCCACCAACATGAATCAAG TGGTCAAGATTCCGACAGTTGGCTCCTACAGCAGACAATTTTCCATGTCAAATTCCTGCTCCATTTTGGGAGATTATTCATCAACTATAGATCAACTGTTAGAAGCCAGTATATCTGAAAACTCAA ATTCAGTTTGGATCATTGGCTCATCTATTATTCATTGGGCACAGAAATATGCAGAGACCACAAATCAGTTAAACCTTGGATTAAACCACTTTACCATTAATTGGAATGGTAGAAGGGGAATGGTTTGGGAGTACTTGTATACAACTGTGTCAAGTATGTTAATAGCTAATAAACAACCAACTATTTTGATAATTCACTGCGGGGGTAATAATATTGGGGACCCTCAAAATACCCTAAAAGGTATTCAAAAATTCATGAAACTAACTTTATCTCAAATAGCAGACCTCTTGCCAAACACTCTCATTGTATGGTCACATATATTACCTAGAAGTAATTGGAGGCAGTCTTTATCAACCATTGAAGGTGAAAACTCTAGGCGTAGAATAAATAGTGCCATTgcaacatttgttttgaaaaagctTAATGGTGCATCTATCAAATATCCAGATATCCAGATAACTCAAAAGCGATTATTTAGATTAGATGGTGTGCATTTGTCAGATCTGGGtaacaatatatacataaattcCCTGAAAAATGCTATTGTGCAGTTTGTGACATCTTCCTCTCGCACCTATCCTTAA
- the LOC128176572 gene encoding uncharacterized protein LOC128176572 isoform X2 — MLRVWNQRASKARSPYAAVPNGTNTVASSSVLARGRRGNRRGGQVRQPVANISNINAPPTQATPPTPAAPTTPATQASTEAGQGMSRSGMIGMIPHNMPPIVNPTPDAPSALSSHVPTNMNQVVKIPTVGSYSRQFSMSNSCSILGDYSSTIDQLLEASISENSSKVYKQGIQAFFNFRVQASFEHLWPPPIDHIVMFIAYMKESGFAFSTAKSYMAGLSFVVNLHGWQNATESFLVKKLLAGFKRSCRTQDIRQPITLSLLTQITSIIPHLTISSYEAHLFQSAFLIAFFALLRVSELVALERNHVQMLEDEFIVFVGCSKTDQFGNGSSIRIPKTPDSFLMFQIFQKFQSHRQCIQATHLFAHCNTKPLTQYQFSSMLYKSLKFLEVPTNSFKSHSFRIGGATYLYLKGVSEIQIKHMGRWSSSAFKSYIRPC; from the exons atGCTGAGGGTATGGAACCAAAGGGCATCTAAGGCGAGAAGCCCATACGCAGCCGTGCCAAATGGAACAAATACAGTTGCCTCGAGTAGTGTATTGGCACGAGGTCGTCGCGGAAATCGTCGAGGAGGTCAAGTGAGACAGCCCGTTGCAAACATCTCCAATATTAATGCTCCTCCGACACAAGCGACTCCTCCAACACCTGCGGCTCCGACGACACCAGCGACACAGGCGTCAACTGAAGCAGGCCAGGGAATGTCACGGAGCGGGATGATTGGGATGATTCCTCACAACATGCCGCCCATAGTTAACCCCACCCCTGATGCACCAAGTGCGTTGTCGTCACATGTTCCCACCAACATGAATCAAG TGGTCAAGATTCCGACAGTTGGCTCCTACAGCAGACAATTTTCCATGTCAAATTCCTGCTCCATTTTGGGAGATTATTCATCAACTATAGATCAACTGTTAGAAGCCAGTATATCTGAAAACTCAAGTAAAGTTTATAAACAAGGCATCcaagcattttttaatttcagagtTCAAGCTTCCTTTGAGCATTTGTGGCCACCACCTATAGATCATATAGTAATGTTTATAGCTTATATGAAGGAATCTGGATTTGCATTTTCAACAGCAAAATCTTATATGGCTGGTTTGagttttgttgtaaatttacaTGGTTGGCAGAATGCTACAGAATCCTTTTTGGTCAAAAAGTTGTTAGCAGGATTTAAAAGGTCATGCAGAACTCAGGACATTAGACAACCAATTACATTGTCTTTATTAACACAAATTACCAGTATCATTCCACATTTAACTATTTCTTCGTATGAAGCACATTTATTTCAGTCAGCATTTCTCATTGCATTTTTTGCTTTATTGAGAGTAAGTGAACTAGTGGCATTGGAAAGAAATCATGTTCAAATGTTGGAGGATGAATTTATAGTTTTTGTGGGTTGCTCAAAAACAGATCAATTTGGTAATGGTTCATCCATTAGAATACCCAAAACACCAGATTcttttttgatgtttcaaatttttcaaaaatttcaaagtcataggCAATGCATTCAAGCAACACATCTATTTGCCCACTGCAATACTAAACCATTGACTCAATATCAATTTTCATCCATGCTGTATAAATCCTTAAAATTCCTAGAGGTACCTACAAATTCATTCAAGTCGCACTCATTTAGGATTGGAGGTGCAACTTACCTGTACTTAAAAGGGGTTTCTGAAATACAAATCAAGCACATGGGTAGATGGAGTTCCTCAGCTTTCAAATCCTACATAAGACCATGTTAA
- the LOC128176572 gene encoding uncharacterized protein LOC128176572 isoform X1 translates to MLRVWNQRASKARSPYAAVPNGTNTVASSSVLARGRRGNRRGGQVRQPVANISNINAPPTQATPPTPAAPTTPATQASTEAGQGMSRSGMIGMIPHNMPPIVNPTPDAPSALSSHVPTNMNQGIDNKPQDGKPTCNLLHKLWDIGSTPINTSNFDSLLVNYPNKEIATVLSNGFKNGFSLQYTGIRKKVEFKNMISAEEHAVELHEKINKEIKLGRILGPFPCPPISNLRCNPIGILPKKQGGWRMISNLSHPVGNSINDHIDQQYCSVSYSTFDQALSLIQEMGEGALMAKMDISSAFRLLPVCPEDFCLLGFKFLNSYYVDKCLPMGCSISCSLFEMFSSFLHWELQQRSNSRGIIHYLDDFLFIGRANTADCTMLMAHMIKLSEILGIPLAPEKTEGPCTSICFLGLGIDTVSRTIFIPKNKVTELLEKINDALSCKKVTVKKLQSLAGSLAFVVKALPSGRAFCRRVYAALAGGKKSFHFIRISKEIRLDLEMWVEFLTKFNGLTPFPSLTWQDDETLKFYTDSSGSKGCGVIFGSQWCYLAWPSHWFYETTKDITFLELVPIVLGVFIWAEQLYAKKLLLHIDNLSLVHIINQKSSKNNWVMVLIRALVLYTLSYNIQVRAIHVPGKNNNIADAISRFQWSRFRQLAPTADNFPCQIPAPFWEIIHQL, encoded by the exons atGCTGAGGGTATGGAACCAAAGGGCATCTAAGGCGAGAAGCCCATACGCAGCCGTGCCAAATGGAACAAATACAGTTGCCTCGAGTAGTGTATTGGCACGAGGTCGTCGCGGAAATCGTCGAGGAGGTCAAGTGAGACAGCCCGTTGCAAACATCTCCAATATTAATGCTCCTCCGACACAAGCGACTCCTCCAACACCTGCGGCTCCGACGACACCAGCGACACAGGCGTCAACTGAAGCAGGCCAGGGAATGTCACGGAGCGGGATGATTGGGATGATTCCTCACAACATGCCGCCCATAGTTAACCCCACCCCTGATGCACCAAGTGCGTTGTCGTCACATGTTCCCACCAACATGAATCAAG GAATCGACAACAAACCACAGGACGGCAAACCTACATGTAACTTGTTACATAAATTATGGGATATTGGCAGCACTCCAATCAATACATCTAACTTCGATTCTTTACTGGTAAATTACCCAAACAAAGAAATAGCAACAGTTCTATCAAATGGGTTTAAAAATGGGTTTTCACTTCAATATACAGGCATTAGAAAAAAggttgaatttaaaaacatgatatctGCGGAGGAACATGCTGTTGagttacatgaaaaaataaataaagaaataaaattgggTAGAATTTTAGGCCCCTTTCCCTGTCCACCTATTTCAAATTTGCGGTGTAATCCTATTGGTATCCTCCCCAAAAAGCAAGGAGGGTGGCGTATGATTTCTAATTTATCACACCCAGTGGGTAATAGTATCAATGATCACATTGATCAGCAATATTGTTCAGTGTCGTACTCTACATTTGATCAAGCCTTGTCACTGATTCAGGAGATGGGGGAGGGTGCATTAATGGCCAAAATGGACATTTCAAGTGCTTTTAGATTGTTGCCAGTCTGTCCTGAAGATTTCTGCTTGCTAGgtttcaagtttttaaattcatattatgtGGACAAATGCTTGCCAATGGGTTGCTCAATTTCATGTTCATTATTTGAGATGTTCTCTTCCTTCCTTCACTGGGAGCTGCAGCAAAGGTCAAATTCAAGGGGGATCATTCATTAtttagatgattttttatttataggtaGAGCAAACACAGCTGATTGTACGATGTTAATGGCTCATATGATAAAGTTATCTGAAATTTTAGGGATCCCATTAGCTCCAGAAAAAACAGAAGGTCCATGTACATCTATTTGTTTCTTAGGATTAGGCATTGACACAGTTTCAAGAACTATTTTCAttccaaaaaataaagttactgaacttttggaaaaaattaatgatgctTTAAGTTGTAAAAAGGTCACCGTTAAAAAATTACAGTCATTAGCAGGGTCACTAGCATTTGTGGTTAAAGCTTTGCCCTCAGGAAGAGCATTTTGTCGTCGTGTATATGCGGCTTTAGCAGGAGGTAAAAAATCTTTCCATTTTATaagaatttcaaaagaaatcaGATTGGATTTAGAAATGTGGGTAGaatttcttacaaagtttaaTGGATTAACCCCTTTTCCATCTTTGACATGGCAAGATGATGAGACACTCAAATTTTATACAGATAGCTCAGGTTCAAAAGGTTGTGGGGTTATATTTGGCAGTCAGTGGTGTTATTTGGCTTGGCCTTCACATTGGTTTTATGAGACAACAAAAGATATTACTTTTCTTGAGCTTGTGCCTATTGTTTTGGGAGTTTTTATTTGGGCAGAACAACTCTATGCAAAAAAGTTATTGTTGCATATTGACAATCTCTCATTAGTTCATATTATTAATCAAAAGTCTTCAAAAAATAACTGGGTCATGGTTTTGATTCGAGCGTTGGTATTGTATACCCTTAGTTATAATATCCAGGTTAGAGCTATACATGTTCCgggaaaaaataacaatatagcAGATGCTATTTCTCGCTTTCAGTGGTCAAGATTCCGACAGTTGGCTCCTACAGCAGACAATTTTCCATGTCAAATTCCTGCTCCATTTTGGGAGATTATTCATCAACTATAG